GGCCGGGGCCGAGGTAGTACTGCTCACCGAGGCGCCCGGCCCGGCCGAGGACGGCGCGGGACGCCCGCTGGCTGGTCGGTCCGGCCACCACCTGGACTTCCTGCTGGCCGACGCGGGCATGTGGCGGAAGGACGTCGCGGTGCTGAGCGTGGTCAAGTGCCGCCCGCCGGACGGCCGTCCGGCGCGCCGCGTCGAGACCGAGAACTGCCGCGACTGGACGGCCGCGCAGCTCGAACTGATCGACCCGCTGCTGATTCTGACGATGGGTCAGGCGGCCGCGGAGTGGGCCCTGGGTCGCGGGGCGGCGCTGAGCGCGGTTCGCGGTCACCTGCACCAGTTCGGCAGCCGACCGCTGATCCCGACGTACCACCCGGCGGTGGCGATCCGGACCGGACGCAGCGGCGCGCCGGCGGCGCTGCTGGAGCAGGACCTGCGATACGCGGCCGGGCTGTTGCCGACGTTGCGCTCGTTGCGCACGGCAAGCGGGGGGCTGTGCTGAGCGGGGCCGAGGTTCGGGTGGTGGTGCCGACGGCGACGGACATGCAGCAGCTGGGCGCCCGGCTGGCGCGGCTGCTGCGGGCGGGGGATCTGGTCGTGCTCTCCGGCGACC
The nucleotide sequence above comes from Sporichthyaceae bacterium. Encoded proteins:
- a CDS encoding uracil-DNA glycosylase, producing the protein MTAPSMETVPGWDELAVRVRGCTRCVDLAASRSKVVVGQAPAGAEVVLLTEAPGPAEDGAGRPLAGRSGHHLDFLLADAGMWRKDVAVLSVVKCRPPDGRPARRVETENCRDWTAAQLELIDPLLILTMGQAAAEWALGRGAALSAVRGHLHQFGSRPLIPTYHPAVAIRTGRSGAPAALLEQDLRYAAGLLPTLRSLRTASGGLC